A single region of the Malaclemys terrapin pileata isolate rMalTer1 chromosome 4, rMalTer1.hap1, whole genome shotgun sequence genome encodes:
- the DDX20 gene encoding probable ATP-dependent RNA helicase DDX20, whose translation MMAAPAAAPAEPRLRTRDVLIPGGPADFGSLLLSAPVLAGLEAAGFLRPSPVQLKAIPLGRCGLDLIVQAKSGTGKTCVFSTIALDSLILENPATQILVLAPTREIAVQIHAVITTIGIKMEGLECHVFIGGTPLNQDKMRLKKCHIAVGSPGRIKQLIELDCLNTASIRLFILDEADKLLEEGSFQEQVNWIYSSLPANKQMLAVSATYPESLANALTRYMRDPTFVRLNPTDPSLIGLKQYYKIVNSHSLPHKTFEEKAQHLQELFSKIPFNQALVFSNLHSRAQHLAEVLTSKGFPAECISGSMNQNQRLDAMAKLKQFHCRVLISTDLTSRGIDAEKVNLVINLDVPLDWETYMHRIGRAGRFGTLGLAVTYCCRGEEENMMMKIAQKCNLQLLPLPEPVPTGLMEQFAQWDVEVTAIAHADASVNAHILTHKRPEESMHHTHINSCAQIPQCDPAVPGENSSMSRPRRVSKQKQLLKGCPAHANTEKTSKSPKTLNVNTQQRNQMATACKTTEQNVDQHLDKETLKNTLPKIPCLSSFKNPQPAIPWSFAEFVEDYEYFIKEGLEKRVEIIRSYTGPGEQYQHPKNGAFEKKGMEETMHSVADSISFGDTDSDSNSYSSRASSHSRGNKSYFEASSDTQERGSDVLIIDQAPLNYSQSVSCSMGPVEHQQMPQIQKHSPVKKKVVKQNSKRCKKSRHQQSPSPPKRGAQEDCSYSTQDESSPGFPYETQNYEEYWKSYYRTWQSYYASHSYYRKFHRHFNWMTAYHANSVYLQELLKSDW comes from the exons ATGATGGCGGCTCCTGCCGCGGCTCCCGCCGAGCCCCGGCTTCGCACGCGGGACGTGCTGATCCCTGGAGGCCCGGCGGACTTCGGGTCGCTGCTGCTGTCGGCCCCGGTGCTGGCGGGGCTGGAGGCCGCCGGGTTCTTGAGGCCTTCCCCGGTGCAGCTGAAGGCCATTCCGCTGGGGCGCTGCGGCCTGG ATCTCATTGTGCAGGCAAAATCTGGCACTGGCAAAACCTGTGTGTTCTCGACCATTGCCCTCGATTCCCTCATACTGGAAAACCCGGCAACCCAG ATCCTAGTCTTAGCTCCTACAAGAGAAATTGCAGTGCAGATTCATGCTGTTATCACAACTATTGGAATCAAAATGGAGGGCTTGGAATGTCATGTCTTCATCGGAGGGACTCCTTTGAATCAAGACAAAATGAGACTAAAAAAGTGTCACATAGCTGTAGGCTCTCCAG GTCGAATAAAGCAACTCATAGAATTGGACTGTCTGAATACAGCCAGTATCCGCCTTTTCATTCTTGATGAAGCTGACAAGCTTCTGGAAGAAGGCAGCTTCCAGGAACAAGTCAA TTGGATTTATTCTTCTTTGCCAGCCAACAAACAGATGCTGGCTGTTTCTGCTACCTACCCTGAATCATTGGCTAATGCTTTGACCAGGTACATGAGAGACCCTACCTTTGTGAGGTTGAACCCCACTGACCCAAGTCTCATTG GGCTGAAGCAATATTACAAAATTGTGAATTCTCATTCACTTCCTCATAAGACTTTTGAGGAGAAGGCGCAGCACTTGCAGGAGCTCTTCAGCAAGATTCCATTTAATCAGGCCTTGGTCTTCTCAAATCTGCATAGCAG GGCTCAACACCTGGCTGAAGTACTGACATCCAAAGGTTTTCCTGCTGAGTGCATTTCAG GAAGTATGAATCAGAACCAGCGTCTTGATGCTATGGCTAAATTGAAGCAGTTCCATTGTAGAGTCCTGATTTCCACAGACtta ACTTCTCGTGGAATTGATGCTGAGAAGGTGAATCTTGTCATCAACCTGGATGTGCCTTTGGACTGGGAAACGTACATGCATCGGATTGGCAGAGCTGGACGCTTTG GAACCTTAGGCCTAGCTGTGACATACTGTTGCCGTGGGGAGGAAGAGAATATGATGATGAAAATTGCACAGAAATGTAATCTTCAGCTCCTTCCTTTACCAG AACCTGTACCCACTGGATTGATGGAGCAATTTGCACAGTGGGATGTAGAGGTCACCGCTATTGCCCACGCAGATGCTTCAGTGAATGCTCATATCTTGACCCATAAAAGACCAGAGGAGTCAATGcaccacacacacataaataGCTGTGCTCAGATACCCCAATGTGATCCTGCTGTTCCAGGTGAAAATTCCTCCATGTCCAGGCCAAGAAGAGTTTCGAAACAGAAGCAGCTACTAAAAGGCTGCCCAGCTCATGCAAATACAGAAAAAACTAGCAAGAGTCCAAAGACCTTAAACGTCAACACACAGCAGAGAAATCAAATGGCAACAGCTTGCAAAACCACTGAACAAAATGTTGATCAGCATCTGGACAAGGAAACCTTAAAAAATACACTCCCCAAAATTCCTTGCCTGTCATCGTTTAAGAACCCACAGCCTGCCATTCCATGGAGCTTTGCAGAGTTTGTTGAAGACTATGAATACTTTATTAAAGAAGGGTTGGAGAAAAGGGTTGAAATCATAAGAAGTTACACAGGCCCTGGAGAGCAGTACCAGCACCCTAAAAATGGTGCTTTTGAAAAGAAAGGGATGGAAGAGACTATGCACTCAGTAGCAGACAGTATCTCATTTGGGGACACTGATAGTGATAGTAACTCGTACAGTTCCAGAGCTTCCTCTCATAGTAGGGGAAACAAGTCATACTTTGAAGCCTCTTCAGATACTCAAGAAAGAGGAAGTGATGTGCTCATTATAGATCAAGCTCCTCTAAACTATTCCCAAAGCGTAAGCTGCTCCATGGGCCCAGTGGAGCACCAACAGATGCCACAAATCCAAAAGCACAGTCCGGTGAAAAAGAAGGTGGTGAAACAAAATTCCAAACGATGTAAGAAAAGCCGCCACCAACAATCCCCCAGTCCTCCAAAGAGAGGAGCCCAGGAAGACTGTTCATACAGCACTCAGGATGAGAGCTCTCCTGGCTTTCCCTATGAGACTCAGAATTATGAAGAATACTGGAAGTCCTATTACCGAACATGGCAGAGTTATTATGCTTCTCACTCTTACTATAGGAAATTTCATAGGCATTTTAACTGGATGACTGCTTATCACGCCAACTCTGTCTATCTTCAGGAACTGTTGAAGAGTGATTGGTGA